The Pseudomonas nunensis genome includes the window AGCGACCTCTGGAACGACACGCGCGGACTTTCACCGCAGTTGCCGATCACTCTAGGGGAGCATCCTTCAGCATCCCATCGGAAAAGTAGCTACATCCCATAGGAAAATTCCGAAACTTACCGCGAACACTGACACCCCCCTTCACTCCGTCGCTGAGCGATATCCGTCCATCCACCCAACAACCCGCGCACCTGCCCGTCAGCACCGTAAAAAGGCACCGTCCATTGGTAGATGTCGCGCACACCGTTGTTGAATTTCAACTGGCGCTGGGTGAACCGGGGCTTGCGGGTGTCGAGCTGGGCGATGAACTCGGCATGCAGCTGCTCGGCCGTCTCCCTGGGCAACACATCGACCTCAATCAGCTGTCGGCCTTGAACCTGGTCCAACCGGATCGACAGGGCTTCTTCGTAACTTTTGTTGCACATGATCAAACGCCCCTCCAGATCACGGACAAACATGGGATCGGGCATGGCATCAATCAGCGCATGTTGAAAGGCGAGTTGATCGCTAAGGTGTTTCTCGACGTCCAGACGCTGCTTGATCAGCATCGCGAGCCGACGGTTCCAGAGCAAGGACAGCAAGCCGAACAGGCTGACGACAAACACGCCCCAACAGCCCCAACGGGTCACCCGTTGCCAGAAAGAAAGTGCCGGACTGGGGGCGATGCCATCCAGCCACTTAAGGCGAATGGCCCGCAACTCCGCCGCAGGGAAGGCTTCAAGCGCCTTGTTAAGGATGCTCAACAACTCCGGCTGCCCTTTACGTACAGCCAGATGGTCGGCTTCCCACGAGCCTTCCACCGTATGGCCTATCTTCAGTTGCCCGGTCGGATAGAGCTGCGCCCCGGTTTCGTTTTCGATAGTGGCGTCGGCCTCGCCACTTTCGACCAACGCCCGGGCTTCGGCATAGGTCTTGACCGAACGCAGCTCGATGGTCGGGTGCTCACGCTGAATGGTTGCCTCCATGGCGTGTCTGGCCGGCAATACCAGTTTCTTTTCCGACAGCTGTTCCAGGGAATGGAGAAGCGGAGCGCCGGCATGCCCCACCAGCACCCAGGCAGACCCGCCAAAGGCATGGCTGAAATCCAGGAACAACTTGCGCTCATCATTGAGCGCCAGCGTCGTGGTCATGTCCGCGGCACCGCTTTCCAGGCGACGGAGTAAATGTTCGGTGGAGAATGTCTCTTCATGGACGAAATTCAGCCCCGTCATTGCACTGATGCGCTGAAGCACATCGATGTTCAAGCCACTCCATTGACCGTGCTCGTCCTTGAACTGGTACAGCGGATATTGCTTCGAAG containing:
- a CDS encoding transporter substrate-binding domain-containing protein, translating into MRFLRGFRPAMCWIFLLGAMGLGHCARAAQLMGFEAAAPMTVDAIELDAEELQWIRAHPQVIVASKQYPLYQFKDEHGQWSGLNIDVLQRISAMTGLNFVHEETFSTEHLLRRLESGAADMTTTLALNDERKLFLDFSHAFGGSAWVLVGHAGAPLLHSLEQLSEKKLVLPARHAMEATIQREHPTIELRSVKTYAEARALVESGEADATIENETGAQLYPTGQLKIGHTVEGSWEADHLAVRKGQPELLSILNKALEAFPAAELRAIRLKWLDGIAPSPALSFWQRVTRWGCWGVFVVSLFGLLSLLWNRRLAMLIKQRLDVEKHLSDQLAFQHALIDAMPDPMFVRDLEGRLIMCNKSYEEALSIRLDQVQGRQLIEVDVLPRETAEQLHAEFIAQLDTRKPRFTQRQLKFNNGVRDIYQWTVPFYGADGQVRGLLGGWTDIAQRRSEGGCQCSR